In one window of Paraburkholderia phymatum STM815 DNA:
- a CDS encoding aminopeptidase P N-terminal domain-containing protein gives MTDLTPAIDLYRQRRARVLDALRAAGGGVAIVPTAPEALRNRDADYPYRHDSYFYYLTGFSEPEAMLVLDASAKQNEASSTLFCRAKNAERETWEGFRFGPDGAREAFGFDAAFAFDEIDTQLPRIIADKPALHYALGASEQFDGKVRRWLDAVRMQGRSGVLAPSAVHDLMPLLDEMRLVKDEHELSIMRRAAAISAQAHRRAMTTCRPGIREFELEAELLYTFRKHGAQAPAYGSIVAAGANACVLHYPAGNAAAQDGDLILIDAACELDGYASDITRTFPANGRFTPAQRQIYDIVLAAQQAAIDATKAGASFDAPHQAAVRVLAQGLLDTGILNRDLFASVDEVIEERAYARFYMHRTGHWLGMDVHDAGDYRERGAPADEHGALPWRTLKPGMTLTIEPGLYIRAADDVPEQYWNIGIRIEDDAIVTATGCELITRDVPVDADEIEALMLDAHKTGAA, from the coding sequence ATGACCGATCTGACTCCGGCTATCGACCTCTACCGTCAGCGCCGTGCGCGCGTGCTCGATGCGCTGCGCGCGGCGGGCGGCGGCGTCGCAATCGTTCCGACCGCGCCCGAAGCGCTGCGCAACCGCGACGCCGATTATCCGTACCGGCACGACAGCTACTTCTACTATCTGACGGGCTTCAGCGAACCCGAGGCGATGCTCGTGCTGGATGCGAGCGCAAAGCAAAACGAAGCTTCGTCGACCCTCTTCTGCCGGGCGAAGAACGCAGAGCGCGAAACGTGGGAAGGCTTCCGTTTCGGTCCCGACGGTGCGCGCGAAGCCTTCGGTTTCGACGCGGCCTTTGCGTTCGACGAAATCGACACACAACTGCCGCGCATCATCGCCGACAAGCCGGCGCTGCACTATGCACTCGGTGCTTCGGAACAGTTCGACGGCAAGGTGCGTCGGTGGCTCGACGCCGTGCGCATGCAGGGCAGAAGCGGCGTCCTCGCGCCGTCCGCCGTGCATGACCTCATGCCGTTGCTCGATGAGATGCGGCTCGTGAAGGACGAGCACGAGCTGTCGATCATGCGCCGCGCCGCCGCGATCTCCGCGCAGGCTCACCGTCGCGCGATGACCACGTGCCGCCCTGGCATACGCGAATTCGAACTCGAAGCGGAACTGCTGTATACGTTCCGCAAGCATGGCGCGCAGGCGCCAGCGTATGGCTCGATCGTGGCCGCGGGTGCGAACGCGTGCGTGCTGCACTACCCGGCTGGCAATGCAGCTGCGCAGGACGGCGACCTGATTCTGATCGATGCGGCGTGCGAGCTCGACGGCTACGCATCCGACATCACCCGCACCTTCCCCGCGAACGGTCGTTTCACACCTGCGCAACGCCAGATCTACGACATCGTGCTGGCCGCGCAGCAAGCCGCGATCGACGCGACCAAAGCCGGCGCGAGCTTCGACGCGCCGCATCAGGCCGCCGTGCGCGTGCTCGCGCAAGGGCTGCTCGACACGGGCATCCTGAATCGCGACCTGTTCGCGAGTGTTGACGAGGTGATCGAAGAACGCGCCTACGCGCGTTTCTACATGCATCGCACGGGTCACTGGCTCGGCATGGATGTGCACGATGCCGGCGACTATCGAGAGCGCGGCGCACCCGCCGACGAACACGGCGCGCTGCCATGGCGCACGTTGAAACCGGGCATGACGCTGACGATCGAACCGGGCCTCTACATCCGCGCGGCCGACGACGTGCCAGAACAGTACTGGAACATCGGCATCCGCATCGAGGACGACGCGATCGTCACGGCCACGGGCTGCGAGCTGATCACGCGCGACGTGCCCGTCGACGCCGACGAAATCGAAGCGTTGATGCTCGACGCGCACAAGACGGGCGCAGCCTGA
- a CDS encoding UbiH/UbiF/VisC/COQ6 family ubiquinone biosynthesis hydroxylase, whose protein sequence is MNEAPQPVADAPLVTSNTKPYDYDVTIVGAGPVGLALAGWLARRSATRKLSVALIDAREPEDSIADPRAIAVSQGSRMILEPLSWPSDATAIQRIHVSQRGHFGRTLIDHAEHGLPALGYVLRYGSIVHALADAVRATPVHWFKSTRAQAPQQLEDDGVLLPIESAHVTRTLRTRVLVSAEGGLFGEQQAGSGETRDYGQTALVGTVTLSSPQPHVAWERFTSQGPIALLPTGGVRGADYALVWCCAPHEAARRAQLSDEDFLRELGVEFGDRMGRFVQIKGRAAFPLGLNTVDTLVKGNVVAIGNAAQTLHPVAGQGLNLGLRDAHALADALSHHGATRTALIAFAQRRAFDRRMTIGATDTLARLFTIDFPPLATLRGLALTALEFVPPLKTALARQMIFGQRR, encoded by the coding sequence ATGAACGAAGCCCCACAGCCGGTTGCCGACGCGCCGCTCGTCACGTCGAATACGAAGCCCTACGACTACGACGTGACGATCGTCGGCGCTGGGCCCGTCGGCCTCGCTCTAGCCGGCTGGCTCGCGCGGCGCAGCGCGACGCGGAAGCTGAGCGTCGCGCTGATCGACGCGCGCGAGCCGGAAGATTCGATTGCCGATCCGCGCGCGATCGCCGTGTCGCAAGGCAGCCGGATGATCCTCGAGCCGTTGAGCTGGCCGTCCGACGCGACTGCAATCCAGCGCATTCACGTGTCGCAGCGCGGCCATTTCGGGCGCACGCTGATCGATCACGCGGAGCATGGCCTGCCCGCGCTCGGCTATGTGCTGCGCTACGGTTCGATCGTGCACGCGCTTGCCGACGCCGTGCGCGCGACGCCTGTGCACTGGTTCAAGTCGACCCGAGCGCAGGCGCCGCAGCAACTCGAAGACGACGGCGTGCTGCTGCCCATCGAAAGCGCGCACGTCACGCGCACGTTGCGCACGCGCGTTCTGGTGAGCGCCGAAGGCGGCCTGTTCGGCGAGCAGCAGGCGGGCTCCGGAGAAACCCGCGACTACGGGCAAACGGCGCTCGTCGGCACAGTGACACTCTCGTCGCCGCAACCGCATGTCGCGTGGGAGCGCTTCACGTCGCAAGGGCCGATCGCTCTGTTGCCGACGGGCGGCGTGCGCGGCGCGGACTACGCGCTGGTCTGGTGCTGCGCGCCGCACGAAGCGGCGCGGCGCGCGCAATTGTCGGACGAAGACTTTCTGCGCGAGCTTGGCGTCGAGTTCGGCGACCGGATGGGCCGCTTCGTGCAGATCAAGGGGCGCGCTGCGTTCCCGCTTGGGCTGAATACCGTCGATACGCTCGTCAAAGGCAACGTCGTCGCGATCGGCAATGCGGCGCAGACGCTGCATCCCGTCGCGGGCCAGGGACTTAACCTCGGCCTGCGCGACGCTCACGCACTCGCCGACGCACTCTCGCACCATGGCGCGACGCGCACCGCGCTGATCGCCTTCGCGCAGCGCCGCGCGTTCGACCGGCGCATGACGATCGGCGCCACCGACACGCTCGCCCGCCTCTTCACAATCGATTTCCCGCCGCTCGCGACGCTGCGCGGCCTCGCCCTCACCGCGCTCGAATTCGTGCCGCCGTTGAAGACCGCACTGGCCCGGCAGATGATCTTCGGGCAACGTCGGTAG
- the dusB gene encoding tRNA dihydrouridine synthase DusB: MPTLGSHTLRNNLFVAPMAGVTDRPFRQLCKRMGAGYAVSEMVASNAQLWKSEKTMRRANHTGEVEPIAVQIAGADPQMMAEAARYNVANGAQIIDINMGCPAKKVCNVAAGSALLQNEPLVQRIVEAVVNAVGVGPDAVPVTLKIRTGWNRENKNALNVARLAESAGISMLTVHGRTRADLYHGEAEYETIAAVKAAVNIPVVANGDITSPHKARAVLAATDADAIMIGRAAQGRPWLFREIEHFLQTGELMEAPRIDEIQQVMNEHLEDHYAFYGEFTGVRTARKHIGWYTRGLSGANVFRHRMNTLDTTREQLLAVNEFFDAQKAISDRLVYVDNEVNNNGEQDQTDRLAA; this comes from the coding sequence ATGCCCACTCTCGGCTCCCACACACTGCGCAACAACCTGTTCGTCGCCCCGATGGCAGGCGTGACCGACCGGCCGTTCCGACAGCTGTGCAAGCGCATGGGCGCGGGCTATGCGGTATCGGAGATGGTCGCGTCGAATGCGCAGCTGTGGAAAAGCGAAAAGACGATGCGCCGCGCCAATCACACGGGCGAGGTAGAACCGATCGCGGTGCAGATTGCGGGCGCCGATCCACAGATGATGGCGGAAGCCGCGCGCTACAACGTCGCGAATGGCGCGCAGATCATCGACATCAACATGGGCTGCCCCGCCAAGAAGGTCTGCAATGTCGCGGCGGGTTCCGCGCTGCTGCAAAACGAGCCGCTTGTGCAGCGCATCGTCGAAGCGGTAGTGAACGCAGTTGGCGTCGGCCCGGACGCCGTCCCCGTCACGCTGAAGATCCGCACCGGCTGGAACCGCGAGAACAAGAATGCGCTGAATGTTGCGCGGCTCGCCGAAAGCGCCGGCATTTCGATGCTGACCGTGCATGGCCGCACGCGCGCCGACCTGTATCACGGCGAAGCGGAGTACGAGACGATCGCGGCCGTGAAGGCCGCGGTAAACATTCCCGTGGTCGCGAACGGCGACATCACGTCGCCGCACAAGGCGCGCGCCGTGCTGGCCGCGACGGACGCGGACGCAATCATGATCGGCCGTGCGGCGCAGGGGCGCCCCTGGCTTTTCCGCGAGATCGAGCATTTCCTGCAGACGGGCGAGTTGATGGAAGCACCCCGCATCGACGAGATCCAGCAGGTAATGAATGAGCACCTCGAGGATCACTATGCGTTCTACGGCGAATTTACGGGCGTTCGCACTGCGCGCAAGCACATCGGCTGGTACACTCGCGGCCTTTCCGGCGCCAACGTGTTCCGGCACCGCATGAATACGCTGGACACGACGCGCGAACAACTGCTCGCCGTCAATGAGTTCTTCGACGCGCAAAAGGCGATTTCGGACCGCCTCGTGTACGTCGACAACGAAGTCAACAACAACGGTGAGCAGGATCAAACCGACCGACTAGCAGCATGA
- a CDS encoding Fis family transcriptional regulator, whose product MSKHNIEQCVRDSLGMYFQDLDGSNPHDVYDMVISCVEKPLLEVVLEQAGGNQSLAAEYLGINRNTLRKKLQQHGLL is encoded by the coding sequence ATGAGCAAGCACAACATCGAACAATGTGTCCGCGATAGCCTGGGAATGTACTTCCAGGATCTCGACGGCTCCAATCCGCACGACGTTTACGACATGGTGATTTCGTGCGTCGAAAAACCGCTGCTCGAGGTGGTGCTCGAGCAGGCCGGCGGCAACCAGTCGCTGGCAGCCGAGTATCTCGGCATCAACCGCAATACGCTGCGCAAGAAGCTGCAACAGCACGGCCTGCTGTAG